The Salinispora tropica CNB-440 genome has a window encoding:
- a CDS encoding serine hydrolase domain-containing protein: MSDRNRPHRRPTVFSTRRRVLAAVSSIALVGGLALSGAAPAASADTVHPRDGVQADLDRLVSEGTFPAALAAVRTSDSRTRNYTAGVAELDTRRKPPVDGRVRIGSNTKTFVATVVLQLVGEGKVDLDEPIETYLPGLIRGDGIDGRQITVRQVLQQTSGLPGYVDDIAPDFFLLRHTYFEPRDLLDLALADKASFAPGTRWEYSNTNYLVAGLLIQKVTGRPVAEEVTNRIIVPLRLRDTYFPRVGEQGIRGRHPHGYFTDDPDKPLQDVTKMDPSWGWAAGAMISSPSDTNRFFAALLAGDLLRPAELDQMRTTVPAFPGRGYGLGLMSWDLTCGDRAWGHGGDIPGFTTRGGVTEDGRAVTLAVTSTPTTETSANQVDAAVDAALCR; the protein is encoded by the coding sequence ATGTCCGACCGGAATCGCCCACACCGCCGCCCGACGGTGTTCTCGACCCGGCGACGCGTGCTGGCAGCCGTGTCGTCGATCGCCCTCGTCGGCGGTCTTGCCCTCAGTGGGGCCGCCCCCGCGGCGAGCGCTGACACCGTCCACCCCCGCGACGGCGTACAGGCCGACCTCGACCGCCTCGTGAGCGAGGGCACGTTCCCAGCCGCCCTCGCCGCCGTCCGCACCTCCGACAGCCGTACCCGTAACTACACCGCCGGCGTGGCCGAACTCGACACCAGACGGAAGCCGCCGGTCGATGGGCGGGTGCGCATCGGCAGCAACACCAAGACCTTCGTCGCCACCGTGGTCCTGCAACTCGTCGGCGAGGGCAAGGTCGACCTGGACGAACCGATCGAGACGTACCTGCCCGGCCTGATCCGTGGCGACGGCATCGACGGGCGACAGATCACCGTACGGCAGGTGCTGCAGCAGACCAGTGGCCTACCCGGCTATGTGGACGACATCGCCCCAGACTTCTTCCTCCTCCGGCACACCTACTTCGAGCCGCGCGACCTACTCGACCTGGCCCTCGCGGACAAGGCGAGCTTCGCACCCGGCACGAGGTGGGAGTACAGCAACACCAACTACCTCGTCGCCGGGCTGCTCATCCAGAAGGTCACCGGCCGTCCGGTGGCCGAGGAAGTCACCAACCGCATCATCGTTCCCCTCCGGTTGCGTGACACGTACTTCCCCCGCGTCGGCGAACAGGGCATCCGGGGCCGGCACCCGCACGGCTACTTCACCGACGACCCGGACAAGCCGCTGCAGGACGTCACGAAGATGGACCCGTCCTGGGGCTGGGCGGCCGGCGCGATGATCTCCAGCCCCAGCGACACCAATCGCTTCTTCGCCGCCCTCCTCGCCGGGGACCTGCTCCGGCCCGCCGAACTCGACCAGATGCGCACCACGGTCCCCGCCTTTCCCGGCCGCGGCTACGGCCTCGGCCTGATGAGCTGGGACCTGACCTGCGGCGACCGCGCCTGGGGCCACGGCGGGGACATCCCCGGCTTCACGACCCGCGGCGGCGTCACCGAGGACGGCCGTGCCGTCACCCTCGCCGTCACCTCGACGCCGACGACCGAGACCAGCGCCAACCAGGTGGACGCAGCCGTCGACGCGGCTCTCTGCAGGTAG
- a CDS encoding isovaleryl-CoA dehydrogenase translates to MPTHEVFNQVPPLVDYDVADDPALRSGLAREGAGWAAAELHDLGRLGGAAAAIEHGRLANEYPPVLRSHDRYGHRVDEVEFHPSWHELMRTAVTYGLHAAPWADDRPGAHVARAAKFYTWRPDAGHGCPISMTYAAVPALRHAPELAARYEPLLTATTYDPGLRPALGKHGLLAGMSMTEKQGGSDVRANTTIAQPEADGSYRLVGHKWFTSAPMCDLFLTLGQAPGGLTCFLVPRVLPDGTRNPLRLMRLKEKLGNRSNASAEIEYEHAVAWRVGDEGRGVRTIIDMVNLTRLDCLIGAAAGMRQEVVTAVHHARHRRAFGRQLVDQPLMRTVLADLAVESEAATVLMLRLAGATDRAARGDADQAAFRRLGVAVGKYWVCKRWPGHAAEALECLGGNGYVEESGMPRLFRESPLNSIWEGSGNVAVLDVLRALTRQPRVLAAFEAEVDAAAGADARLDAAVRRLRASLADPADAPLRARHLVERLALVLQGALLVRHGHPAVAEAFCASRLGGAHGYAYGTLPAGVDLTAIIDRATPKVG, encoded by the coding sequence GTGCCGACGCACGAGGTGTTCAACCAGGTGCCGCCCCTGGTCGACTACGACGTGGCGGACGACCCGGCGTTGCGTTCCGGGCTGGCCCGGGAGGGGGCCGGCTGGGCCGCCGCCGAGCTGCACGACCTCGGCCGGCTCGGCGGCGCCGCGGCGGCGATCGAGCATGGCCGGTTGGCCAACGAGTACCCACCCGTACTGCGTAGCCACGACCGCTACGGGCACCGGGTGGACGAGGTGGAGTTCCACCCGTCCTGGCATGAGCTGATGCGGACCGCGGTGACCTACGGCCTGCACGCCGCGCCCTGGGCCGACGACCGGCCGGGAGCGCATGTCGCCCGCGCGGCGAAGTTCTACACCTGGCGGCCGGATGCCGGGCACGGCTGCCCGATCTCGATGACCTACGCGGCGGTGCCGGCCCTGCGGCACGCCCCGGAGCTGGCCGCACGGTACGAGCCGCTGCTGACCGCCACGACGTACGACCCGGGGTTGCGTCCGGCGCTCGGCAAGCACGGCCTGCTGGCGGGCATGTCGATGACCGAGAAGCAGGGCGGTTCGGACGTCCGCGCCAACACCACGATCGCCCAGCCGGAGGCGGACGGCAGCTACCGGCTCGTCGGGCACAAGTGGTTCACCTCCGCACCGATGTGCGACCTCTTCCTGACTCTTGGTCAGGCCCCGGGTGGGCTGACCTGTTTTCTGGTGCCCCGGGTGCTGCCCGACGGCACACGCAACCCGCTTCGGTTGATGCGGCTCAAGGAGAAGCTGGGCAATCGGTCGAACGCCTCCGCAGAGATCGAGTACGAGCACGCGGTGGCCTGGCGGGTCGGCGACGAGGGGCGCGGTGTGCGCACCATCATCGACATGGTCAACCTCACCCGGCTCGACTGCCTGATCGGTGCCGCCGCCGGGATGCGCCAGGAGGTCGTCACCGCGGTCCACCACGCCCGCCACCGGCGGGCGTTCGGGCGCCAACTGGTCGACCAGCCGTTGATGCGTACCGTCCTCGCCGACCTGGCGGTGGAGTCGGAGGCCGCGACCGTCCTGATGCTGCGGCTCGCCGGTGCGACGGACCGCGCTGCCCGGGGTGACGCCGACCAGGCGGCCTTCAGACGGCTCGGCGTCGCGGTCGGCAAGTACTGGGTCTGCAAGCGGTGGCCGGGCCACGCCGCCGAGGCCTTGGAGTGCCTGGGTGGCAACGGGTACGTGGAGGAATCCGGAATGCCCCGCCTGTTTCGGGAGTCGCCGCTGAACTCGATCTGGGAGGGTTCCGGCAACGTGGCCGTCTTGGACGTGCTGCGCGCGCTGACCCGCCAGCCGCGGGTGCTGGCCGCGTTTGAGGCAGAGGTGGATGCCGCCGCCGGTGCGGACGCCCGGCTCGACGCCGCGGTCCGGCGGCTGCGGGCGAGCCTGGCTGACCCGGCCGACGCCCCGCTGCGGGCGCGGCACCTGGTGGAGCGGCTCGCCCTCGTCCTACAGGGGGCGCTGCTGGTACGCCACGGTCACCCGGCGGTTGCCGAGGCGTTCTGCGCGTCCCGGCTGGGCGGTGCGCACGGCTACGCGTACGGCACGCTGCCAGCCGGGGTCGATCTCACGGCGATCATCGACCGCGCCACGCCGAAGGTGGGCTGA
- a CDS encoding DUF2231 domain-containing protein has product MESRLKVLGHPLHPMLVMFPVALLATAVLFDVVDTVGGPDFLGEVAYWNLTVGLVGGLLAAVAGTFDLLAIPTGTRAKRVALTHAAANVALILLFAAVWAVRLNADTRAAGGALIAIEIVALAILGISAWLGGELVDRLGVGVDRDADLDAPSSLRPSASTQ; this is encoded by the coding sequence ATGGAGAGCCGACTCAAAGTGTTGGGTCACCCCCTCCACCCAATGCTGGTGATGTTCCCGGTCGCCCTGCTCGCCACCGCCGTGCTCTTCGACGTGGTCGACACCGTCGGCGGGCCCGACTTCCTCGGTGAGGTCGCCTACTGGAACCTCACCGTCGGCCTGGTCGGTGGCCTGCTGGCCGCGGTGGCCGGGACGTTCGACCTGCTCGCCATCCCGACCGGCACCAGAGCCAAGCGGGTGGCGCTCACCCACGCCGCCGCGAACGTGGCGCTGATCCTGCTCTTCGCCGCGGTCTGGGCGGTCCGGCTCAACGCCGATACCCGGGCCGCCGGCGGCGCGCTCATCGCGATCGAGATCGTCGCCTTGGCCATCCTCGGGATCAGCGCGTGGCTCGGCGGAGAACTGGTTGACCGCCTCGGAGTGGGGGTCGACCGGGACGCCGACCTGGACGCGCCCAGCTCCCTGCGGCCCTCGGCAAGCACCCAGTGA
- a CDS encoding sulfite exporter TauE/SafE family protein yields the protein MVRVPRVLLVNAVLAAIVWLIWAKVWGWGYFTRLEENWPVALTMVFGSLVGGGTSEGGGAIAFPVMTKVLTVPPDQARIFTFAIQSIGMTAASLSILLCRVPIERRVVLYGSTAGILGVVLSVTMIAPHVPLKLVRVLFTMLLVALAVALLVQLRQRGYQRNFVVPTWTGRERNLVLGAGFFGGLLSGVAGVGENCVMFLLLVLLFRVSEKVATPTTVVMMTLVSIAAFLTHVFVVRDFTGFVVDYWITAAPVVAVGAPLGAWICTRLTPLTIRGVLFVLIFAELVSTLLLVPFTPAMAVGSVAALVLFTIVCLVLIRQDTYARPGPVRLGDVTWADVGAGAAGRPAVPNTEVRSREDLQDVG from the coding sequence ATGGTACGAGTGCCCCGAGTGTTGCTGGTGAACGCTGTTCTTGCGGCGATCGTGTGGCTGATCTGGGCAAAGGTGTGGGGGTGGGGCTACTTCACTCGACTCGAAGAGAACTGGCCGGTGGCGCTCACTATGGTGTTCGGCTCGCTGGTCGGTGGTGGGACCAGTGAGGGTGGTGGTGCGATTGCCTTTCCGGTGATGACGAAAGTGCTGACCGTGCCGCCGGACCAGGCGCGTATCTTCACCTTTGCCATTCAGTCGATCGGTATGACTGCGGCTTCGCTGTCGATCCTGTTGTGCCGGGTGCCGATAGAACGACGGGTGGTGCTGTACGGCTCCACCGCAGGAATACTCGGCGTGGTGCTCAGCGTGACGATGATCGCTCCACATGTGCCGCTGAAGCTGGTGCGGGTGCTGTTTACGATGCTGCTTGTGGCGCTCGCGGTAGCGTTACTGGTGCAACTGCGTCAGCGCGGATATCAGCGAAACTTCGTGGTGCCGACGTGGACTGGGCGGGAGCGCAATCTGGTCCTGGGTGCCGGCTTCTTTGGTGGGTTGCTCAGCGGCGTGGCCGGGGTGGGTGAGAACTGCGTCATGTTCTTGCTGCTCGTGTTGCTCTTTCGGGTGTCGGAGAAGGTGGCAACCCCGACCACGGTGGTAATGATGACGCTGGTGTCGATCGCCGCGTTTCTGACGCATGTGTTCGTCGTCCGCGATTTTACCGGATTTGTGGTTGACTACTGGATCACTGCCGCGCCGGTGGTGGCCGTGGGAGCGCCGTTAGGGGCGTGGATCTGTACCCGGCTGACGCCCCTGACGATCCGCGGGGTGCTGTTCGTGCTGATCTTCGCGGAGTTGGTCAGCACCCTCCTGCTGGTGCCGTTCACTCCCGCTATGGCCGTTGGCAGCGTGGCCGCGCTCGTACTGTTCACGATCGTCTGCCTGGTCCTGATCCGTCAGGACACGTACGCCCGGCCAGGGCCGGTCCGACTCGGGGATGTCACCTGGGCGGATGTGGGCGCCGGGGCCGCGGGGCGGCCGGCCGTACCCAACACTGAAGTCCGCAGCAGGGAGGACCTGCAGGATGTCGGATAG
- a CDS encoding glycosyltransferase family 9 protein: MVAPHLLGPTAERVPEVERIAVLRANALGDFIFVLPTLAALRAAYPAAEIVLLGAPWHAKLWRDRPGPVDRVLVVPPAPGIRHPEPDEPESGLADFLARARTERFDLALQVHGGGANSNPVVAGLGARVTAGLRAEDAPPLDRWLRYVYYQHEVIRYLEVAALVGAPATTVVPALAVTDADRAEAAEVLGPADRPRVALHPGATDTRRRWPVEHFAAVARQLHGDGYEVLVTGTPVEQEVVDRVVAAAGVPLRPEVGTLSLGGLAGCYAGCALVVANDTGPLHLAAAVGTPTVGIFWVGNLITTASPLRGRHRPITSWTVHCPVCEVDCTPGSYPHRPGDGECPHRDSFVAEVPVIEVLEAARDLLADGEQPASTL; encoded by the coding sequence ATGGTCGCCCCGCACCTGCTCGGCCCCACCGCAGAGCGCGTACCCGAGGTGGAGCGGATCGCCGTGCTGCGGGCCAACGCGCTCGGGGACTTCATCTTCGTCCTGCCGACGCTGGCCGCGTTGCGGGCCGCGTACCCCGCCGCGGAGATAGTCCTGCTCGGCGCGCCGTGGCACGCGAAGCTCTGGCGCGACCGGCCGGGTCCGGTGGACCGGGTCCTGGTGGTTCCGCCGGCTCCCGGAATCCGTCACCCGGAGCCGGACGAGCCGGAGTCCGGGTTGGCGGACTTCCTCGCCCGGGCCCGCACGGAACGCTTCGACCTGGCGTTGCAGGTGCACGGCGGTGGGGCCAACTCCAACCCGGTCGTGGCCGGTCTCGGGGCCCGGGTGACGGCAGGTCTGCGGGCAGAGGACGCACCGCCGCTGGACCGCTGGCTGCGATACGTCTACTACCAGCACGAGGTGATCCGCTACCTGGAGGTGGCGGCCCTGGTGGGGGCACCGGCGACCACGGTTGTCCCCGCCCTGGCGGTCACCGACGCCGACCGGGCCGAGGCGGCCGAGGTGCTCGGCCCGGCGGACCGGCCCCGGGTGGCGCTGCACCCGGGTGCCACCGACACCCGTCGACGCTGGCCGGTCGAGCACTTCGCGGCCGTCGCCCGGCAGCTGCACGGGGACGGGTACGAGGTGCTGGTCACCGGCACCCCGGTGGAACAGGAGGTGGTGGACCGGGTGGTGGCGGCGGCCGGGGTGCCGCTGCGGCCGGAGGTCGGCACGCTCAGCCTCGGCGGGTTGGCCGGCTGCTACGCCGGCTGCGCGCTGGTGGTCGCCAACGACACCGGGCCGCTGCACCTGGCGGCGGCGGTCGGCACTCCCACGGTCGGCATCTTCTGGGTCGGCAACCTGATCACCACGGCGAGCCCGCTGCGGGGCCGGCACCGCCCGATCACGTCCTGGACGGTGCACTGTCCGGTCTGCGAGGTCGACTGCACCCCGGGTAGCTACCCACACCGGCCCGGCGATGGCGAATGCCCACACCGCGACTCGTTCGTGGCCGAGGTCCCGGTGATCGAGGTCCTCGAAGCCGCCCGCGACCTGCTCGCCGACGGAGAACAGCCGGCCTCGACGCTTTGA
- a CDS encoding OsmC family protein — protein sequence MNRTHTYEIATTWTGDRGRGTADYRAYDRSYDTVSPGRPLLAGSADPAFRGDPRQWNPELLLVASLSQCHLLWYLHLCAVNEVVVVGYHDAAHGTMREDGTGAARFTDVLLRPVVTVTDVDMVKRATKLHVEANARCFIAASVSFPVRHEARTTVRLPPPELAS from the coding sequence ATGAACCGGACCCACACCTACGAGATCGCGACCACCTGGACCGGTGACCGTGGGCGCGGCACGGCGGACTACCGCGCGTACGACAGGTCGTACGACACGGTGAGCCCCGGCCGTCCGCTCCTCGCCGGCTCCGCCGACCCGGCATTCCGCGGCGACCCGCGACAGTGGAACCCGGAGCTGCTTCTCGTCGCGTCGCTGAGCCAGTGCCACCTGCTGTGGTACCTGCACCTGTGCGCGGTCAACGAGGTCGTGGTCGTCGGCTACCACGACGCCGCCCACGGCACGATGCGCGAGGACGGCACCGGTGCCGCCCGCTTCACCGACGTCCTACTCCGCCCGGTGGTGACGGTCACCGATGTCGACATGGTCAAACGGGCGACCAAGCTGCATGTCGAGGCGAACGCCCGGTGCTTCATCGCCGCCTCGGTGTCGTTCCCGGTGCGGCACGAGGCGCGCACAACGGTCCGGCTACCACCACCAGAACTGGCCAGCTAG
- a CDS encoding Hsp20/alpha crystallin family protein, producing the protein MSEPGGGIGQGRRGRQQGWDPMGELHSLRAELGRLVGGRSDLTDLQLDETADGWEVVVRLPGVAPDEVAVELDDRELCVRARSEAEVNADYGILDGSEARAFVYRVDLPSRVDPEAIDAVMDHGLLRIRLPRTARPEPRTITVGHSGARGVDGDTPFPVDPAVNRELHQPNVETGRP; encoded by the coding sequence ATGAGTGAACCCGGCGGCGGGATCGGCCAGGGCAGGCGCGGACGGCAGCAGGGGTGGGACCCGATGGGCGAGTTGCATTCGCTCCGCGCCGAGCTGGGGCGGCTGGTCGGGGGCCGGTCGGACCTGACGGACCTCCAACTGGACGAGACAGCCGACGGTTGGGAGGTGGTTGTTCGGCTGCCCGGGGTGGCGCCCGACGAGGTGGCGGTCGAGCTGGACGACCGTGAGCTCTGCGTACGGGCCCGGTCGGAGGCCGAGGTCAACGCCGACTACGGGATCCTCGACGGCTCCGAGGCCCGTGCGTTCGTGTACCGGGTGGACCTGCCGTCCCGGGTGGACCCGGAGGCCATCGACGCGGTGATGGATCACGGTCTGCTCCGGATTCGGCTGCCCCGGACCGCCCGACCCGAGCCCCGCACCATCACCGTCGGGCACAGCGGTGCTCGCGGCGTCGACGGCGATACCCCGTTCCCGGTCGACCCCGCCGTCAACCGGGAGCTGCACCAACCGAACGTCGAGACCGGCCGGCCGTAG
- a CDS encoding pyridoxamine 5'-phosphate oxidase family protein, with the protein MTVDITMHEELRELLGVPTAQAATKERTHLHERDRQWLAASPFCLVATAGADGTCDVSPKGDPPGFALPIDDTTIAIPERPGNRRADGFHNILDNPHVGLIFLIPGRTDTLRINGRARLVREAPFFDSMTVKGHRPILALVVAIEEIFYHCAKAFLRSQLWSPQTWTPEVLPSRARLAKEVEVRAESLADLQSYYGPEYARRLYT; encoded by the coding sequence GTGACGGTAGACATCACCATGCACGAGGAGTTGCGGGAGCTACTGGGCGTACCGACGGCCCAGGCCGCCACGAAGGAACGGACCCACCTGCACGAGCGGGACCGGCAGTGGCTTGCCGCCTCCCCGTTCTGCCTGGTCGCCACGGCCGGCGCGGACGGCACCTGCGACGTCTCACCGAAGGGGGACCCGCCCGGATTCGCCCTGCCGATCGACGACACCACCATCGCCATCCCGGAGCGACCCGGCAACAGACGGGCCGACGGCTTCCACAACATCCTGGACAACCCACACGTCGGGCTGATCTTCCTGATTCCCGGGCGCACCGACACGTTGCGGATCAACGGTCGGGCCCGACTGGTCCGGGAGGCGCCCTTCTTCGACTCGATGACGGTCAAGGGCCACCGGCCGATCCTGGCCCTGGTGGTAGCGATCGAGGAGATCTTCTACCACTGCGCGAAGGCATTCCTCCGGTCGCAGCTGTGGAGCCCGCAGACCTGGACGCCCGAGGTTCTGCCGTCGCGGGCCCGCCTGGCCAAGGAGGTCGAGGTCCGCGCGGAGAGCCTGGCCGACCTACAGAGTTACTACGGCCCGGAGTACGCCCGCCGCCTCTACACCTGA